One Pedosphaera parvula Ellin514 DNA segment encodes these proteins:
- a CDS encoding DUF1501 domain-containing protein has product MNHHAFNPEHLALTRRGFLRRCGMGMGALGLANLFGNLGMLNQAKASEGYAAPLTPKAPHFFGKAKRVIHIFANGGPSHVDTFDPKPMLTKYNGKALPMELATERKTGAAFASPYKFQKYGQSGIEVSELFPHVAENIDDICVIRSMMAEVPNHEPSLLLMNCGDARQIRPSVGSWVTYGLGSENQNLPGFIAMCPGGYPIQESQNWQSGFLPGVYQGTYINTEKTRIEELIENIKNNYEPMPEQRQQLDLLQALNEKHRQKRKEDAQLEARIQSFELAYRMQMDASDAFDISLEPEHIRKMYGEGTQARQLLIARRLVERGVRFVQVWHGAGQPWDNHDDIEVNHRRLAGECDQAIGALLKDLKQRGMLEDTLVVWGGEFGRTPVVELPTPGANAGKINGRDHNHYGFSMWLAGGGVRGGHVHGATDEFGFKAAEDKVHVHDLHATMLALLGFDHEKLTFRHSGRDFRLTDVQGNVVRDIIA; this is encoded by the coding sequence ATGAACCATCACGCCTTCAATCCGGAGCATCTGGCGCTGACACGCCGTGGTTTCCTGCGTCGTTGCGGCATGGGCATGGGGGCGCTCGGGCTGGCCAACCTGTTCGGTAATTTAGGCATGTTGAACCAGGCGAAGGCGAGCGAGGGCTATGCTGCGCCGCTGACTCCGAAGGCACCGCATTTTTTTGGCAAGGCAAAGCGGGTGATTCATATTTTTGCGAACGGCGGGCCATCGCATGTGGATACTTTTGATCCGAAGCCGATGTTGACGAAGTATAACGGCAAGGCGTTGCCGATGGAATTGGCCACAGAGCGCAAGACGGGCGCGGCGTTTGCATCGCCGTACAAATTTCAGAAATATGGCCAGAGCGGCATCGAGGTGAGCGAGTTATTCCCCCATGTGGCGGAGAATATCGATGATATCTGTGTGATCCGATCCATGATGGCGGAGGTGCCGAATCATGAGCCGTCGTTGTTGCTGATGAATTGCGGCGATGCGCGGCAGATACGGCCAAGTGTGGGCTCGTGGGTGACATATGGGTTGGGTTCCGAGAACCAGAATCTGCCGGGATTCATCGCGATGTGTCCGGGCGGGTATCCGATTCAGGAGTCGCAGAACTGGCAATCGGGATTTTTGCCCGGTGTTTACCAGGGCACTTACATCAATACCGAAAAGACACGCATCGAGGAGTTGATCGAGAACATCAAAAATAATTACGAGCCGATGCCGGAGCAACGGCAGCAGTTGGATTTATTGCAGGCCCTCAACGAGAAGCATCGCCAGAAGCGGAAGGAAGATGCGCAATTGGAAGCGCGGATTCAATCGTTCGAGCTGGCCTATCGCATGCAGATGGATGCGAGCGATGCGTTTGATATTTCATTGGAGCCGGAGCATATCCGCAAGATGTATGGTGAGGGAACGCAGGCGCGGCAATTGTTGATCGCACGGCGATTGGTGGAACGAGGGGTTCGATTCGTGCAAGTCTGGCATGGGGCCGGTCAGCCATGGGATAATCATGATGACATCGAGGTGAACCACCGCAGGTTAGCCGGAGAATGCGATCAGGCGATTGGAGCGTTGTTGAAGGATTTGAAACAGCGCGGGATGTTGGAAGATACGTTGGTTGTCTGGGGCGGAGAATTCGGACGGACGCCGGTGGTGGAATTGCCGACACCGGGCGCCAATGCCGGGAAGATCAACGGCCGCGATCATAATCATTATGGATTCAGCATGTGGCTGGCCGGTGGTGGCGTGCGAGGCGGTCACGTGCACGGCGCGACGGATGAATTCGGCTTCAAGGCTGCGGAGGACAAGGTGCATGTTCATGATCTGCACGCGACAATGCTGGCGCTACTGGGATTCGATCATGAGAAGCTGACGTTCCGTCATTCCGGCCGGGATTTTCGGCTGACCGATGTCCAGGGGAATGTGGTCAGGGACATTATCGCCTGA
- a CDS encoding PQQ-binding-like beta-propeller repeat protein, giving the protein MKVKLSVFICAFFTALSLFAQQPTQLWVFNAALTASPAVAPDGTIYCPSNDSLFALTPAGSNKWTFTTAAHDDMYGTPAVGLDGTVYFGDYSGAVYALNPDGSSKWIHPPLGRSRSSPALALDGTVYFVADAELFALTSYGTVKWHTPIDASIYSGWSPIIGDDGTIYVNSALGALYAINPDGTVKWQSPVSESAGDSPAIGQDGTIYVTGDALYAINPDGTSRWTNNSPGGFGATSLAIGKDGTLYVGSDIDWGLSAIKTNGELLWRVAATYSDIYTRPGTTPAVDSSGMIYYVRSGWGIYDPSVLYAIDPHGTVQWSITNASSYTIASVAIGPDGAIYAPIGNSLYAIQGTNPLGNTPWPMYRQNFRHTGKLEKPALQQFKRRIDSNFEFQLLGEVGQSYAIQYSSDLANWSSLTNLVLTNLPTTIVDLTATNAPSRYYRAQLQ; this is encoded by the coding sequence ATGAAAGTCAAACTATCGGTCTTCATCTGCGCTTTTTTCACAGCACTCTCTCTTTTTGCCCAACAGCCCACTCAGTTGTGGGTATTTAATGCCGCGCTGACTGCATCACCTGCGGTTGCCCCGGATGGAACTATTTACTGTCCCTCTAACGATTCCTTGTTTGCACTGACTCCAGCTGGCTCCAACAAGTGGACCTTCACCACTGCGGCCCACGATGACATGTACGGCACGCCAGCTGTCGGCCTGGATGGCACGGTATACTTTGGCGACTACTCAGGAGCAGTTTATGCCCTGAACCCGGACGGTTCGTCGAAATGGATTCACCCACCTCTTGGGCGGTCTCGGTCTTCTCCGGCGCTCGCTTTGGATGGCACTGTTTATTTCGTCGCCGATGCTGAGCTTTTTGCGCTCACCTCATACGGAACGGTAAAATGGCACACACCTATCGACGCCAGCATCTACTCGGGATGGTCCCCTATTATTGGAGATGATGGGACCATTTATGTTAACTCGGCTCTTGGTGCGCTCTACGCCATAAATCCGGATGGAACGGTCAAATGGCAGTCACCAGTCTCCGAAAGCGCAGGTGACTCACCGGCCATTGGCCAGGACGGAACCATCTACGTCACTGGCGATGCTTTATACGCGATCAATCCCGATGGTACCAGCCGTTGGACAAACAACAGCCCGGGCGGTTTCGGCGCCACTTCGTTGGCCATCGGCAAGGATGGAACTCTTTATGTTGGCAGCGATATCGATTGGGGCCTGTCCGCCATCAAAACAAACGGCGAATTGCTTTGGCGCGTGGCCGCCACCTATAGCGATATTTATACGAGGCCAGGTACGACGCCAGCAGTCGATTCCAGCGGCATGATCTATTATGTGAGATCGGGCTGGGGTATTTATGACCCCAGCGTTCTTTACGCCATTGATCCGCATGGGACGGTGCAATGGAGTATTACCAATGCCTCGTCCTATACCATAGCTTCCGTAGCCATTGGTCCGGACGGCGCTATCTATGCGCCAATTGGCAACAGCCTTTATGCTATTCAGGGTACCAATCCATTGGGCAACACTCCCTGGCCCATGTATCGGCAAAATTTCCGTCACACCGGCAAACTCGAAAAACCCGCGCTGCAACAATTCAAACGCCGCATCGATTCGAATTTTGAATTCCAACTCCTCGGCGAAGTCGGCCAATCCTATGCGATTCAATACTCATCTGATCTCGCCAACTGGTCTTCCCTCACCAACCTCGTTCTAACCAATCTCCCCACGACCATCGTCGACTTGACTGCCACCAACGCACCTTCCCGCTACTACCGCGCCCAGTTGCAGTAG
- a CDS encoding alpha/beta hydrolase, with amino-acid sequence MSLLSSFMLLSASQAQPTNSFPLWEDGAPGALGTADKDIPTLTPFFPSPDKATGAAMVVCPGGGYGNLAPYEGKDYALWLKDQGVTAFVLKYRLGSAGYHHPVELQDVSRAIRLVRSHAAEWKLDPKRVGIIGSSAGGHLAATLMTHFDGGKSDSTDAVEKESSRPDLGILCYPVITMGEKTHAGSKMNLLGKDPSPELVKELSNECHVTKETPPCFLFHTVEDKAVPVENALMFATALREAGVPFDLHIYEKGAHGTALGTRAYNSATKLHPWTSDCVYWLKLRGFVK; translated from the coding sequence ATGAGTCTTTTGTCGTCTTTCATGCTTCTCTCAGCATCGCAGGCTCAACCGACGAATTCGTTTCCTCTCTGGGAGGATGGCGCGCCCGGTGCGTTGGGAACAGCCGACAAGGATATTCCAACGCTGACACCCTTTTTCCCGAGTCCCGACAAAGCCACTGGAGCGGCGATGGTGGTTTGTCCAGGTGGTGGTTATGGCAATCTGGCTCCGTATGAAGGCAAGGATTACGCGTTGTGGTTAAAGGATCAAGGCGTGACGGCCTTTGTGCTGAAGTATCGACTGGGCTCGGCGGGTTATCATCATCCAGTGGAATTGCAGGATGTATCGCGAGCCATTCGACTGGTTCGTTCGCATGCGGCCGAGTGGAAATTGGATCCGAAGCGGGTGGGAATAATTGGTTCTTCGGCAGGCGGACATTTAGCGGCAACTTTGATGACGCACTTTGATGGAGGGAAATCGGATAGCACCGACGCCGTGGAAAAGGAAAGTTCGCGGCCGGACCTTGGCATCCTTTGCTATCCCGTTATCACGATGGGAGAAAAGACGCATGCTGGGTCCAAGATGAATCTGCTGGGGAAGGATCCTTCGCCGGAGTTGGTGAAGGAGCTTTCCAATGAATGTCATGTAACGAAGGAGACGCCGCCCTGTTTTCTTTTTCATACCGTCGAGGACAAAGCGGTGCCGGTGGAAAATGCTTTGATGTTCGCCACGGCATTGCGCGAGGCAGGGGTGCCGTTTGATCTGCACATTTATGAGAAAGGCGCTCACGGCACTGCGCTTGGCACCAGGGCATATAATTCGGCCACCAAGTTGCATCCGTGGACCAGTGATTGTGTTTATTGGCTTAAGTTGCGCGGGTTTGTGAAGTGA
- a CDS encoding ABC transporter ATP-binding protein, with amino-acid sequence MAVENIVTIRNLSKIYRQGEINVTALDNISLDIKAGEFLTLMGPSGSGKSTLLHIIAGIDRPTSGECLVQGIDVAKLNESELADWRNQNVGFVFQTFNLMPVLTAYENVELPLLLTKLNRKQRQHQVNTALELVGLAERKHHLPRQLSGGQEQRVAIARALVTSPNLLVADEPTGNLDSASAQEVLGILQTLSKDAGKTVIMVTHDPKAAAYGSRSIHLEKGELSK; translated from the coding sequence ATGGCAGTTGAGAACATTGTAACCATTCGCAACCTCTCGAAGATTTATCGACAGGGTGAAATCAACGTCACCGCGCTCGATAATATTTCATTGGACATAAAAGCAGGCGAGTTTTTGACCTTGATGGGCCCATCCGGCTCCGGGAAATCCACCCTGCTGCATATCATTGCGGGAATCGATCGTCCTACCAGCGGTGAGTGTTTGGTGCAGGGGATCGATGTGGCGAAGCTTAATGAGTCCGAACTGGCTGATTGGAGAAATCAGAATGTTGGGTTTGTTTTCCAGACGTTCAACCTGATGCCGGTTCTGACCGCGTATGAGAACGTGGAACTCCCACTGCTCTTAACCAAACTCAACCGCAAACAGCGTCAGCATCAAGTCAATACGGCTCTGGAACTGGTAGGCCTCGCGGAACGCAAGCATCACCTGCCCCGCCAGCTTTCGGGTGGACAGGAACAGCGTGTGGCCATTGCCCGGGCGCTGGTCACTTCACCCAATCTGCTCGTGGCCGATGAACCGACGGGCAATCTGGATTCAGCTTCGGCACAGGAGGTTCTTGGTATTTTGCAGACTTTGAGCAAGGACGCAGGCAAGACGGTGATCATGGTGACACATGACCCGAAAGCGGCAGCTTATGGTTCGAGATCCATTCACCTGGAAAAAGGTGAGTTAAGCAAGTAG
- a CDS encoding Zn-dependent protease with chaperone function, whose protein sequence is MQFVIESDEQIELFEYALQKMVRRQLEPNYVPPRKETVQYYALKVLVPECEVLLSALAYAGQAEAGQIEMAFRKGVEQLKLSQMNLLPASACGLKEVDAALEKLNQTAPPLKKSILNACAETVAADGVVQEEEAELLRAIADSLDCPVPPMISLA, encoded by the coding sequence ATGCAGTTCGTCATTGAAAGCGATGAGCAGATCGAACTGTTTGAATACGCCCTGCAAAAAATGGTTCGCCGCCAGTTGGAACCGAATTATGTGCCGCCGCGAAAAGAAACGGTTCAATACTATGCGCTGAAGGTTTTGGTGCCGGAATGTGAAGTGCTGCTCTCAGCTTTGGCGTATGCCGGGCAAGCCGAGGCAGGACAGATCGAAATGGCTTTTCGCAAAGGGGTGGAGCAGCTTAAATTGTCCCAGATGAATTTATTGCCGGCTTCGGCTTGCGGGTTGAAGGAAGTCGATGCGGCATTGGAGAAGTTGAATCAGACGGCTCCGCCCCTCAAGAAATCCATTCTGAATGCCTGCGCTGAAACGGTCGCGGCTGATGGAGTGGTTCAGGAAGAGGAAGCCGAACTGCTCCGCGCCATTGCAGATTCACTCGATTGTCCAGTACCGCCGATGATTTCACTCGCATGA
- a CDS encoding transglutaminase-like domain-containing protein: MLAICTDVLKLQAQDMHSPFSSFGPRTIKILWLVLLLIAVTNSYSAERIAVAVLAPYCESTDTEATHWQYVAEKFFERPLQAVHSIHVLPTSSVSYGYRELHLERGQPLDSKQIREFGRAIEAQEVVYCTYEPEGEKYKVTVQVTHVATGKRSTKWIASTGDWPRTGLGMSKRILKYLEITPTTEELKKMERTRLRANHALELTSRALAENHRGKALVESEPFLASALKIDPEFMPALIVMAQIKVWQGQTEEATAIAKKAVAIDQDFASAHETLGLIYLMKGEPFLARDEFLKAIDLDPDNSESYQQLSVIYGQREKWVESVKCLEKAKALEPFNGTVRAELARIHASQGERENAVLELNAVESMYTDETTDQMIGDTYAKLNEIPQAVEHYERFIKEVERKGVTNSEVDRIKHDLAGLNARMTPYLVEATVPREFTRKELEKHLSRVLGKEEMNLVVYPMSSTPEMKKWACELVGNARDEREKARRIFQGLTRHIDLGEESSRRTAEQTFNDWANPETRFICQEYTLLYMALAREVGLKTFYVLVTKDYRDRFVTHACAGVFVEGKALLVDPAYTWFGVPHKEYRFLNDQQVVGFFMCQLSNANRSRVAANIFPESAFTHFNLAMDLLGDKRIPEATKALNDGLKLDSKSWFAFYCQGMIAAQQHRYDEAIADFQKSLGFDPVWPTVRFFLARTLLSQGKLKEAREEFRTYLHEQTSPEKRDAARQAIVDITEQLNQEAAVSK, encoded by the coding sequence ATGCTTGCCATCTGCACCGATGTTCTTAAACTACAGGCACAGGACATGCATTCTCCATTTTCCAGTTTTGGACCAAGAACAATAAAAATACTCTGGCTCGTTCTTCTCCTAATTGCGGTCACGAATTCATATTCGGCGGAACGAATCGCAGTGGCAGTGCTGGCGCCGTATTGCGAATCTACCGATACCGAAGCGACACACTGGCAGTACGTAGCGGAAAAATTTTTTGAAAGGCCACTTCAGGCTGTGCACAGCATCCATGTTCTGCCAACAAGCTCCGTCAGTTACGGCTATCGAGAGTTGCATTTGGAGAGAGGACAACCACTTGATTCGAAGCAAATACGTGAGTTTGGTCGGGCAATTGAGGCGCAGGAAGTGGTCTACTGCACTTACGAACCAGAGGGGGAAAAATACAAGGTGACGGTTCAAGTAACGCATGTGGCGACTGGAAAGAGATCGACCAAGTGGATTGCGAGCACAGGTGACTGGCCCCGCACAGGACTCGGCATGTCCAAACGCATTTTGAAATATCTGGAAATTACACCCACGACTGAAGAATTGAAAAAGATGGAGCGTACGCGGCTGCGAGCGAACCATGCACTGGAATTGACCAGCCGGGCACTGGCAGAAAATCATCGCGGCAAGGCATTGGTGGAGTCTGAGCCGTTTCTGGCATCGGCGCTGAAAATCGATCCAGAGTTCATGCCGGCGCTGATTGTCATGGCGCAAATAAAGGTGTGGCAAGGCCAGACGGAAGAAGCTACAGCGATTGCGAAAAAAGCTGTCGCAATCGATCAGGATTTCGCCTCCGCTCATGAGACTCTCGGATTGATCTATCTCATGAAGGGGGAACCGTTCCTGGCACGGGATGAATTTCTGAAGGCAATCGACCTCGATCCGGACAACAGTGAGAGTTACCAACAATTAAGCGTCATATATGGGCAGAGAGAAAAATGGGTGGAATCAGTCAAGTGCCTCGAGAAAGCGAAGGCGCTGGAGCCCTTCAATGGCACTGTCCGAGCGGAACTGGCCCGGATTCATGCCTCCCAGGGAGAACGGGAGAATGCGGTCTTAGAATTGAATGCTGTTGAGAGCATGTACACTGATGAAACCACCGACCAAATGATTGGAGATACCTACGCGAAGCTAAATGAAATCCCCCAAGCAGTTGAGCATTACGAACGATTTATCAAAGAAGTGGAAAGAAAGGGGGTCACTAATTCCGAAGTCGATCGAATAAAACACGATTTGGCAGGCCTGAATGCACGGATGACACCGTATTTGGTGGAGGCCACGGTTCCGAGAGAGTTTACGAGAAAGGAGTTGGAAAAGCATCTGTCACGAGTGCTTGGGAAGGAGGAGATGAATTTGGTGGTGTACCCGATGAGCAGCACGCCGGAAATGAAGAAATGGGCATGCGAACTGGTTGGCAATGCTCGAGATGAGAGGGAGAAAGCGCGGCGCATTTTCCAGGGATTGACCCGGCATATCGATCTTGGTGAAGAAAGCAGTAGAAGAACTGCAGAACAAACCTTCAACGATTGGGCAAATCCAGAGACCCGTTTCATTTGCCAGGAATATACTCTGCTCTACATGGCCCTTGCACGGGAGGTTGGACTGAAAACATTCTACGTTCTGGTCACGAAGGATTATCGCGACCGTTTTGTTACTCATGCGTGCGCTGGAGTTTTCGTGGAGGGAAAGGCACTGCTGGTGGATCCAGCATATACATGGTTTGGCGTGCCACATAAGGAATATCGTTTTCTAAACGATCAGCAGGTTGTGGGCTTCTTTATGTGTCAACTGAGCAATGCAAACCGTTCGAGAGTCGCAGCTAACATTTTCCCTGAATCAGCCTTTACTCATTTCAACCTGGCCATGGATTTGCTTGGAGACAAACGGATACCGGAAGCCACCAAGGCGTTGAATGACGGGCTGAAATTAGATTCGAAAAGCTGGTTTGCGTTTTATTGCCAGGGAATGATAGCGGCGCAACAACACCGCTACGATGAAGCCATCGCAGATTTTCAAAAATCCCTGGGCTTCGATCCTGTGTGGCCGACTGTACGCTTCTTCCTAGCGAGGACTTTGTTATCACAAGGAAAACTCAAAGAGGCACGCGAGGAATTTCGCACTTATCTGCATGAGCAGACGAGCCCTGAAAAAAGAGACGCAGCGCGCCAAGCCATCGTGGACATCACTGAGCAGTTGAATCAAGAGGCCGCAGTTTCCAAGTGA
- a CDS encoding LemA family protein produces MGLVLLIILGVIFVPLVLIIFWGVGGYNSLVTLRNRFKNAYAQIDVQLKRRYDLIPNLVETAKGYMKHERGTLEEVIAARNAASSANTRAAQNPGDASAIKEMGGAETALTGSLGRLFALAEAYPDLKANQEMTRLMEELTSTENKVAFARQAYNDSVMMYNTKRESVPTNFIANTFNFGPAEMFVIEKPEEKAAPKVQF; encoded by the coding sequence ATGGGCTTAGTATTACTGATCATTCTAGGGGTTATTTTTGTACCGCTGGTCCTGATTATCTTCTGGGGCGTGGGTGGCTACAACAGCCTGGTGACCTTGCGGAACCGTTTTAAGAACGCTTATGCACAAATCGATGTGCAGTTGAAGCGTCGTTATGACCTGATTCCGAACCTCGTGGAAACTGCCAAGGGTTACATGAAGCACGAGCGGGGAACGTTGGAGGAGGTCATTGCCGCGCGCAACGCCGCCTCGAGCGCCAACACCCGGGCGGCGCAAAACCCTGGAGATGCTTCCGCGATCAAGGAAATGGGGGGAGCAGAAACGGCTTTGACTGGCTCGTTGGGTCGTTTGTTCGCGTTGGCGGAGGCTTATCCAGACCTGAAGGCGAATCAGGAAATGACGCGCCTGATGGAGGAGTTGACCTCCACCGAAAACAAGGTCGCTTTTGCGCGCCAGGCTTACAATGACTCCGTGATGATGTACAATACAAAGCGCGAAAGCGTGCCGACCAATTTCATCGCCAATACCTTCAACTTCGGGCCGGCAGAAATGTTTGTGATTGAAAAGCCGGAGGAGAAGGCAGCTCCAAAGGTTCAGTTTTAA
- a CDS encoding sialate O-acetylesterase gives MKPCLLIALIVTTLCSAGKSAETNQVQVPSKGKFQIYLLMGQSNMAGRGKVGLEDTTTHPRVLLLNTNNTWELAMEPVTKDRKAGRGVGPGLAFGKSMAEKNSNVTIGLVPCAVGGTPLSRWQRGGDLYSNAVARAKVAVKDGALAGVLWHQGENDSSDKGLAESYGKRLSEMIHDFRTDVGQTNLPVVVGQIGEFLYERGPDKTPFARTVNEALKQLPGMVPHTACVESHGLDHLGDKVHFNTESQHEMGRKYAAEMLRLQAEAQ, from the coding sequence ATGAAACCGTGCCTTTTAATCGCTTTGATTGTGACTACACTTTGCTCCGCCGGAAAAAGTGCTGAAACCAATCAGGTTCAGGTTCCGTCAAAGGGAAAGTTCCAAATTTATTTATTGATGGGACAATCCAACATGGCAGGTCGCGGGAAAGTTGGGCTTGAGGACACGACCACTCATCCACGCGTGTTGTTGCTCAACACAAATAATACCTGGGAGTTGGCCATGGAGCCGGTAACGAAGGATCGCAAGGCGGGGCGGGGTGTTGGTCCTGGACTGGCATTTGGAAAATCCATGGCGGAGAAGAATTCGAATGTGACCATTGGACTGGTTCCTTGTGCTGTGGGTGGCACGCCGTTGAGTCGCTGGCAACGCGGCGGGGATTTGTACAGCAATGCGGTGGCGCGCGCGAAGGTGGCGGTTAAAGATGGGGCGCTCGCCGGGGTGTTATGGCACCAGGGAGAAAACGATTCGAGCGATAAAGGTCTGGCTGAGTCCTATGGAAAACGTTTGAGTGAAATGATTCATGATTTTCGAACTGACGTGGGCCAGACCAATCTGCCGGTGGTGGTTGGCCAAATTGGTGAGTTTCTTTATGAACGCGGCCCGGATAAAACACCATTCGCCAGAACTGTCAACGAAGCCTTAAAACAATTGCCTGGAATGGTTCCCCACACGGCGTGTGTGGAATCGCATGGACTGGACCACCTGGGTGATAAGGTGCATTTTAATACGGAATCGCAGCATGAAATGGGGCGCAAGTATGCTGCGGAAATGCTTCGTTTGCAGGCAGAAGCGCAGTAA
- a CDS encoding M48 family metallopeptidase, with the protein MDFFQRQDAARRTTKWLVVYFIIAVLGILLAVNFAVGVIFSGTQHSRHQYGAEYRARTYDPRVFGLATLGTLLVIFCGSTYKTLQLSSGGSAVAEMMGGRPIDSNTSDPDERKFLNVVEEMSIASGTPVPQVYVMDGEPGINAFAAGHSTKDMVICATRGCLRLLTRDELQGVIGHEFSHILNGDMRLNLRLMGLVFGILCIAMFGRILMDQRGSRYRERDRDRGSIFVLGIALFIIGWIGVFFSSLIKSAVSRQREFLADAASVQFTRNPEGLANALKKVGGCGSSIEDPNAEEASHLFFANGLSESLSNIFSTHPPLEERIKRLDPSFEGKFTEVNLHDAENQIQEQMQPAEELPPRIVRAPQLADLIGGQRSATSGLGTVGQTLIISETIGAPTGRHLDYAADLRSKLPQDLDMAARDPMSAVALVYAILLSPEEGMRTRQLQQLQQKIDPAIYQETLRLVPRTIALEVRSKCPLATIAMTALRRFIAGTIHAVYPSHAVRH; encoded by the coding sequence ATGGACTTTTTTCAGCGCCAGGATGCCGCCCGCCGCACTACCAAGTGGCTGGTGGTTTATTTCATTATTGCGGTCCTCGGCATACTTCTGGCAGTCAATTTTGCCGTGGGCGTGATCTTCTCCGGAACACAACATTCACGGCATCAATATGGAGCGGAGTATCGGGCTCGAACCTATGACCCACGCGTATTCGGCCTCGCGACGCTGGGAACCTTGTTGGTCATCTTTTGTGGCAGCACTTACAAGACGCTGCAGTTGTCCAGCGGTGGCAGTGCGGTGGCAGAAATGATGGGTGGGCGGCCAATCGATTCGAATACGAGCGATCCGGATGAGCGTAAGTTTTTAAACGTGGTCGAGGAAATGTCCATCGCATCCGGCACCCCGGTGCCACAGGTGTATGTGATGGATGGTGAACCGGGAATCAACGCGTTTGCCGCCGGTCATTCCACGAAGGACATGGTGATTTGCGCGACGCGGGGATGCCTGCGCTTGCTGACACGGGATGAATTGCAGGGAGTCATCGGCCACGAGTTCAGCCATATTTTGAATGGGGACATGCGGTTGAATCTGCGGTTGATGGGACTGGTGTTCGGGATTCTATGCATTGCGATGTTCGGGCGGATTTTGATGGACCAAAGAGGTTCACGTTATCGGGAGCGCGATCGCGACCGTGGTTCCATATTTGTGCTGGGCATTGCACTGTTCATCATCGGCTGGATTGGCGTGTTTTTTAGCAGCCTCATTAAAAGTGCGGTGAGCCGGCAACGCGAGTTCCTGGCGGATGCGGCCTCGGTGCAGTTCACCCGCAATCCTGAAGGCCTGGCCAATGCCTTGAAAAAAGTCGGCGGATGCGGTTCGAGCATTGAAGATCCCAATGCGGAGGAGGCTAGTCATCTGTTCTTCGCAAACGGTTTGAGTGAATCCCTTTCAAATATCTTTTCCACTCATCCTCCACTGGAAGAGAGGATAAAGCGATTGGACCCAAGCTTCGAAGGCAAGTTTACGGAGGTCAACCTGCATGACGCGGAGAACCAAATTCAGGAGCAAATGCAACCGGCTGAAGAATTGCCGCCGCGGATCGTCCGGGCGCCGCAACTGGCTGATCTCATCGGCGGGCAAAGGAGCGCGACAAGTGGATTAGGTACCGTTGGCCAGACGTTGATTATTTCAGAAACGATCGGCGCGCCCACAGGCAGACACCTCGACTATGCCGCGGACTTGAGATCGAAACTGCCACAGGACCTGGACATGGCTGCCCGCGATCCGATGAGTGCGGTGGCACTGGTGTATGCGATATTGCTCAGCCCGGAGGAAGGAATGCGGACGAGGCAATTGCAGCAACTCCAACAAAAGATTGATCCAGCGATTTATCAGGAAACACTGCGACTCGTCCCACGCACCATCGCGCTCGAGGTCCGGTCAAAGTGCCCACTCGCCACCATCGCCATGACGGCACTGCGGCGTTTTATCGCTGGCACAATACACGCAGTTTATCCAAGCCATGCAGTTCGTCATTGA